One window from the genome of Magnolia sinica isolate HGM2019 chromosome 4, MsV1, whole genome shotgun sequence encodes:
- the LOC131244439 gene encoding xyloglucan endotransglucosylase protein 6-like — MHSINANVLLLCLATLLSRAFSANFSELFQPSWAPDHIMAQGDTLQLKLDNASGCGFESKGKYLFGRVSVQIKLVQGDSAGTVTAFYMSSDGPYHDELDFEFLGNVSGEPYLVQTNVYVNGTGNREQRHTLWFDPTADFHTYSLLWNRHHIRFLIDGIPIRVFANREDIGVPYPKNQGMGIYGSVWNADDWATQGGRVKTDWTHAPFISAFQSFEVDACEYLPETDDMVGKCREGGDYWWDRPAMIGLSLHQSHQLKWVCRKHMVYDYCKDTMRFSDPPRECLG; from the exons ATGCACTCAATCAATGCCAATGTGCTGTTGCTATGTTTAGCTACGCTTCTAAGTAGAGCATTTTCGGCTAACTTTAGCGAACTCTTCCAACCCAGTTGGGCACCCGACCACATCATGGCTCAAGGAGATACACTTCAGCTTAAGCTGGATAACGCttcag GTTGTGGGTTCGAGTCAAAAGGGAAGTACCTTTTTGGGCGAGTCAGTGTCCAGATAAAGCTCGTTCAAGGTGACTCAGCTGGCACCGTGACTGCATTTTAC ATGtcttcagatgggccataccatgatgagCTGGATTTTGAGTTCCTAGGTAACGTTTCCGGCGAGCCGTACCTGGTTCAAACCAATGTCTACGTCAACGGCACCGGAAACCGGGAGCAACGGCACACGCTCTGGTTCGATCCGACCGCAGATTTTCACACGTACTCGCTCCTCTGGAATCGCCACCACATCAG GTTCCTTATCGATGGAATTCCAATACGTGTGTTCGCTAACAGGGAAGATATCGGCGTACCATACCCAAAAAATCAAGGGATGGGAATCTACGGTTCGGTTTGGAATGCGGATGACTGGGCCACACAAGGAGGGAGGGTGAAGACAGATTGGACACATGCGCCTTTCATCTCAGCCTTCCAATCGTTCGAGGTCGATGCGTGCGAGTATTTGCCGGAGACTGACGACATGGTCGGGAAATGTAGGGAGGGTGGAGATTACTGGTGGGATAGACCGGCCATGATTGGGTTGAGCTTGCATCAGAGCCATCAGTTGAAGTGGGTGTGTCGAAAGCATATGGTTTATGACTATTGTAAGGACACCATGCGATTCAGTGATCCACCAAGAGAATGTTTGGGCTAA
- the LOC131242960 gene encoding synaptotagmin-2-like translates to MFMQLHSASWTASQICWVSPRPCSCKVNKSGSGCNHQSKGHSGRVFIGIKFYRRRWKCRACVLPSGSGSHDLNFKFIDPAKKSLKAQKLFVVERPSNESDSGEQVWESTRMVSNFTNFQEDPMVNKLRTQLGVIHPIPTPPIDRSIVGLFVFFFFVGVISDKIWTLRKKSKSGHDTQPGTWPQVPTSFSLFLEKDLQRKESVEWVNMVIGKLWKVYRVGIENWIVGLLQPVIDNLKKPDYVERVEIKQFSLGEEPLSVRNVERRTSRRANDLQYQIGLRYTGGARMLLSLSLKLGIIPIVVPFGVRDFDIDGELWVKLRLIPSEPWVGAVSWAFVSLPKVKFMLSPFRLFNLMAIPVLSMFLTKLLTEDLPRLFVLPKKIVLDFQKVKAVGPVPDDFRTGAIQEGNEDFVGELSVTLVDARKLAYVFYGKTDPYVVLRLGDQVYRSKKNSQTSITGPPGEPIWNQDFLLLVANPKKQRLSIQVRDSFGLTDFTIGTAEVDLGSLQDTVPTDKIIVLQGVWGVFGKGSSGEILLRLTYKAYVEDEEDEMKVEPLYSDLSDGESLESDESDITYEQNQRDLSVETGKESFMDVLAALLLSEEFQGIVASETGNTKPSDEAVNLDSTVSSGRRAEFVPVDSESSSEAPEGSALFWFAVITGITVLISINIGGSSLFNP, encoded by the exons ATGTTCATGCAACTGCATTCTGCGAGCTGGACCGCCTCGCAGATTTGCTGGGTCTCACCTCGTCCATGTTCTTGTAAAGTCAACAAATCTGGCAGTGGATGTAATCATCAGTCGAAGGGTCACTCAGGAAGGGTATTTATTGGAATTAAGTTCTACCGTAGGAGATGGAAATGTAGAGCTTGTGTGCTTCCCTCTGGCAGTGGCAGTCATGATCTGAATTTCAAATTTATCGATCCAGCCAAGAAGAGCTTGAAAGCACAGAAACTGTTTGTTGTTGAAAGGCCGTCCAATGAATCTGATTCTGGAGAGCAGGTTTGGGAGTCTACTCGGATGGTATCAAACTTCACCAATTTCCAAGAAGATCCGATGGTTAATAAGTTGCGGACTCAGCTCGGGGTGATCCACCCCATTCCAACGCCTCCTATTGATCGGAGTATTGTGGGCCTGTTTGTGTTCTTTTTCTTTGTTGGAGTCATTTCTGATAAAATTTGGACGTTGAGGAAGAAAAGCAAGTCCGGCCATGATACTCAACCTGGTACCTGGCCTCAGGTGCCCACtagtttttctttgtttcttgagAAGGATCTGCAAAGGAAAGAGTCAGTAGAATGGGTGAACATGGTGATTGGGAAACTATGGAAGGTGTATAGAGTTGGGATTGAGAATTGGATTGTTGGGTTGCTTCAGCCTGTCATAGACAACCTAAAGAAACCTGATTATGTGGAGAGGGTCGAAATAAAGCAGTTCTCTCTTGGAGAAGAGCCCCTCTCGGTTAGGAATGTCGAGCGCAGAACTTCTCGTCGTGCTAATGATTTGCA GTACCAAATAGGCCTCCGTTATACTGGTGGTGCTCGCATGCTGCTGTCCCTCTCACTAAAACTCGGAATAATACCTATTGTCGTACCTTTTGGTGTTCGAGATTTTGATATTGATGGGGAGCTATGGGTCAAATTACGATTAATACCATCAGAGCCTTGGGTAGGGGCAGTTTCATGGGCTTTTGTTTCCCTACCAAAGGTTAAATTCATGCTCTCACCATTCCGTCTTTTTAATCTCATGG CAATTCCTGTTCTTTCAAT GTTTTTGACAAAACTACTTACTGAGGATCTGCCTCGGCTATTTGTTCTTCCAAAGAAGATTGTCCTTGATTTTCAGAAGGTGAAAGCAGTTGGTCCTGTTCCAGATGATTTTAGAACTGGTGCAATTCAAGAAGGGAATGAAGATTTTGTTGGAGAACTATCAGTGACTCTTGTAGATGCTCGGAAGCTTGCTTATGTTTTCTATG GGAAGACAGATCCATATGTCGTTCTACGACTGGGTGATCAAGTATATCGGAGTAAAAAGAACAGTCAGACCTCCATCACTGGACCACCTGGAGAGCCAATCTGGAATCAG GATTTTCTTTTGCTTGTTGCAAATCCAAAGAAACAGAGGTTGTCCATCCAAGTGAGGGACTCATTTGGTCTCACAGATTTCACCATTGGCACAGCAGAG GTTGATCTGGGATCCCTTCAAGACACTGTCCCGACAGATAAAATCATTGTCTTGCAAGGAGTCTGGGGAGTATTTGGGAAGGGATCTTCTGGGGAGATATTACTCCGACTCACATATAAAGCCTATGTGGAGGATGAAGAAGACGAGATGAAGGTGGAACCCTTGTATAGCGATTTATCTGATGGCGAGAGTTTAGAATCTGATGAATCAGACATTACATATGAACAGAATCAAAGGGACCTCTCTGTCGAAACAGGGAAAGAATCTTTTATGGATGTACTAGCAGCTTTGCTCTTAAGCGAGGAATTCCAAGGGATAGTAGCATCTGAAACAGGAAATACAAAACCTTCTGATGAGGCTGTGAATCTCGATTCAACTGTTTCAAGTGGTCGACGTGCTGAGTTTGTACCAGTTGATTCTGAGAGCAGTTCTGAAGCTCCTGAAG GATCAGCATTATTTTGGTTTGCTGTGATTACTGGTATAACTGTGTTGATTTCTATCAACATTGGAGGCTCAAGTCTCTTCAATCCCTAA